The genomic window AGCACCTTTTATCCCAAGATTGTAGATAACGATCAAATCTCCGGCTAGTGGTGCGGCGCTCAGGGGCCCCAACACATCAAATTTATCCAGCGCCACGGCCGTATCGAACACATTGCCGCCGCCACTAGCATCGACATCGGCACGATAACGCCCGCCATTTTTGGTCGGCAAAAATTCCATGCATCGATTAGACGGCAGACGTATGCTATTTGGTAAAGCTAGATGCAGATCACGCGACATCCGTCGCACTGCAGTATCGGCAATATCGCTAAGCTCGGTACGGCGCGCCAGATCCCTATAGCCGTCGATAGGCTTGCGTAAAAACACCGCGACGCCTGCTGCCAATACCGCGGTGATCGTCATGACCATGATCGCTTCGATCAAAGTGAAGCCCGCTTGCTTAGGCGTCCAATTATTCATATCAAGGCACCGCTCTGGGGGCGTAACGAAAGCGATACCCAGTCAAGGTATAGGTATTAGCACCGGGGTCCGTCACCGTCACATCAATTTGCAAGACGTCCGTGTTGGTTATAGTGAGAGTGGTTCCAACCTGAGTGATCAGGACCTTCGCGCTAAAGCCCGTCACGCCAACGTCGGTGCCGTTGACATCGTAAATAACCGGCAAATTTAATTTATGGTAGTCCGCCACATTATTCGCAACACGGGCAATGTTGGGCGCATTACTGACGCGTGCGCTGCCAGGTAAATTATCTTCAGAATTGGCAGCATTGGCGCAAGCAGCCGCGCTCACGGCAGTGGTGGCATTGGCATCGTCTGGAGAGCAATAGGTAAATGCTTGCAATTGAATTTCTTCCAGCAGGGATTCGGCGACGGCTAAGGCTTGCTTGCGAAGCATAGGATCGGCACTAGCCTTGGTCGTGACATTCATCACCGACAGTATGCCAACTATGGCGAGGCTGACGATTACGATGAACATGATCAACTCGACCAGAGAGATGCCCTTTTGCTGACGCGGGCGTAGCAAATGCAACTCAGTGCACATAGCCGGTTTCGCTCTCTA from Undibacterium parvum includes these protein-coding regions:
- a CDS encoding PulJ/GspJ family protein, whose amino-acid sequence is MNNWTPKQAGFTLIEAIMVMTITAVLAAGVAVFLRKPIDGYRDLARRTELSDIADTAVRRMSRDLHLALPNSIRLPSNRCMEFLPTKNGGRYRADVDASGGGNVFDTAVALDKFDVLGPLSAAPLAGDLIVIYNLGIKGADAYNMDNVALVTSATASLINIASKQFLFASPGNRFHVVSGTEKAVAYVCTGTLGIDATTGNGTGSLVRASAYGLNSADPILCPATPIGTPILAQNISACEFAYSSGVTERSGLISIRLAISKNNETVNLYQEVHVNNVP
- a CDS encoding type II secretion system protein, whose translation is MCTELHLLRPRQQKGISLVELIMFIVIVSLAIVGILSVMNVTTKASADPMLRKQALAVAESLLEEIQLQAFTYCSPDDANATTAVSAAACANAANSEDNLPGSARVSNAPNIARVANNVADYHKLNLPVIYDVNGTDVGVTGFSAKVLITQVGTTLTITNTDVLQIDVTVTDPGANTYTLTGYRFRYAPRAVP